A window of Gouania willdenowi chromosome 12, fGouWil2.1, whole genome shotgun sequence contains these coding sequences:
- the LOC114473276 gene encoding mucin-5AC isoform X1, giving the protein MVSKEPNHLLTGQNNGKSTLADKLPGTMTVRSVLLNRDSPDIESRLKRRRNRTHQVRFKDLEDGSSSSGNSGTGENNSHQKPAKDCDSPHPFRKHNSRSVQPWTDRDRPLSAGLPGQTSVVGAVRGDMASTIEVVAAFLARAPPHPLTPGPTRRCWAPPQTNSLTLPMTRKPSTSTSTAIQTSPCLKKPQPLSSTHTRSHSLGDSVGVDGDDEHDSQDEYIAHNNVSFTGSKDQNGASGAREQTAVERRSKSSRTELKSAVTVLKTSKHSFSSSALPNSEPCQCSSVPCRDGSKRQGSSTPSVVRRRKRLSRTTSDPGKEVHYCTTPTQTESPALTLLTPNTKLCTTQVQTESSSPPPISQYCTTQSQTEIPPQSSTLTDKQCTNQTQSINSSSVLPPDSEQCTTQVQTDSPPSLSPDHKPCTTQTQTSSPDASPTVTISPSSDQHQSETLAPLPETEDPPSTQIATVPYCPTPPPKASTTLTPEHCAKPPSSPQTKPACTIPPPPITSSTSAPAVTQFPIPYYTVVSPPTTTSSVLVCSTPSPVTAQCPSSNCTFITPSATLPDPIAHVSITPNTSHSPEKIVSSSTSIMNSAPCTFVTQTAMSCTSISYYTTTHPVVPHVPHINTNAPTYATVIQTVSHCNIPCQVQQNASSAKTGITPYSSPVPKIKSCTSPIPLVQTLVSTLPNAKSCATPTKVVPLYSSTFRPAPPYTPPSQAPHSAQDKRGIRLPPPPPPPPPYTPRKQGTDPPGPTFRTPILRSETKTSEKSKEKEKRDDTKCTDSPKRCERANSLKHRAQTPPVAVMKGERPSSTSSPAKASFKPSCLSSAQAHLGVLHKMLCSGASGRPHTPSNFIPPNLQGCPRARRCSAPGEQPTAGPLTATQADTLRQVQEILGGLVSGARCKLDPARVTERLLSPNGPLHDIKSLQNHLHSLEGVLETSQNTIKVLLDVIQDLEKKEAEKDGRHLYRTGQDIENCGTCRDCACIIYRSQQPLIHQSFPLHQLSLNTSVMLRTNSVEHDFRLQEGQVVRTWKVGDPPEEMPETQTPTPTPTPTPSTPSQQDSPQPVRPPATNKKNRKKCFWFL; this is encoded by the exons ATGGTGAGTAAAGAGCCCAACCACTTGCTCACGGGCCAAAACAACGGCAAGAGCACTTTGGCAGATAAGCTGCCTGGGACAATGACTGTGCGTTCTGTGCTGCTAAACCGGGACTCTCCGGACATTGAGAGTCGCCTCAAGCGGCGTCGCAACCGCACGCACCAGGTTCGCTTTAAAGACTTGGAGgatggcagcagcagcagtggcaACAGTGGGACAGGAGAAAACAATAGCCATCAGAAGCCTGCCAAGGACTGTGACAGCCCGCATCCGTTTAGAAAACACAACAGCAGGTCGGTCCAGCCATGGACAGACAGGGACAGGCCACTAAGTGCAGGTCTACCAGGTCAAACCTCTGTAGTGGGAGCTGTGCGTGGAGACATGGCAAGTACAATTGAAGTCGTGGCTGCTTTTTTAGCCAGGGCACCTCCACACCCACTGACACCTGGTCCTACACGTCGATGCTGGGCTCCACCACAGACTAACTCCTTGACTTTGCCAATGACGCGCAAACCCAGTACAAGCACTAGCACAGCCATTCAGACTTCTCCATGCCTAAAAAAGCCCCAGCCCCTCTCTTCCACTCACACTCGAAGCCACAGCCTGGGAGATTCAGTTGGTGTAGATGGTGACGATGAGCACGACTCTCAAGACGAGTACATTGCACACAACAACGTTTCATTTACTGGGTCCAAGGATCAAAACGGAGCCTCTGGAGCTAGGGAACAAACTGCTGTTGAACGCAGGTCTAAAAGTTCCAGGACAGAACTGAAGTCGGCTGTTACTGTGTTGAAAACCTCAAAGCACAGTTTCTCATCCTCAGCCCTTCCTAACTCTGAGCCATGCCAGTGTTCATCTGTACCCTGCCGAGATGGTTCCAAGCGCCAGGGTAGCAGCACTCCTTCAGTGGTTAGAAGGAGAAAGAGGCTAAGCAGGACGACAAGTGACCCTGGAAAAGAAGTGCATTACTGCACAACGCCAACACAGACTGAAAGCCCAGCACTTACCCTATTGACCCCAAACACAAAACTCTGTACCACTCAAGTCCAAACTGAGAGTTCCTCACCACCTCCGATATCACAGTACTGCACCACCCAAAGTCAAACTGAAATTCCACCCCAGTCTTCAACTCTGACTGACAAACAATGCACAAACCAAACTCAAAGCATTAATTCTTCTTCTGTCCTACCTCCCGATTCTGAACAGTGCACCACGCAAGTCCAAACAGACTCTCCACCTTCCTTGTCTCCTGATCATAAACCTTGCActacacagacacagacttccAGCCCTGATGCTTCACCCACTGTGACAATATCACCAAGCTCAGACCAACATCAATCTGAGACTCTTGCACCTCTACCTGAAACTGAAGACCCTCCCAGCACTCAAATAGCTACTGTGCCTTACTGTCCAACTCCCCCACCTAAAGCATCAACAACACTAACCCCTGAACACTGCGCAAAGCCCCCATCCTCCCCTCAAACCAAACCAGCTTGCACAATCCCACCACCACCCATAACATCTTCCACATCTGCACCAGCTGTTACCCAGTTTCCCATCCCGTATTACACTGTTGTGTCCCCACCAACAACCACTAGTTCAGTGTTGGTCTGCTCCACTCCTTCCCCAGTGACAGCTCAATGTCCCTCCTCTAACTGCACATTTATAACCCCTTCTGCGACTTTACCTGACCCCATAGCTCATGTGTCAATAACTCCAAATACATCACATTCACCAGAAAAAATTGTATCAAGTTCTACATCGATAATGAATTCAGCTCCTTGTACATTTGTAACTCAAACTGCCATGTCATGTACCTCCATATCATATTACACAACTACACATCCAGTTGTTCCTCATGTGCCTCACATAAACACAAATGCACCCACTTATGCAACTGTTATACAAACTGTTTCTCATTGTAACATCCCATGTCAAGTACAGCAAAATGCCTCATCTGCCAAGACAGGAATAACCCCCTATTCCTCCCCAGTCCCCAAAATAAAATCTTGCACTTCACCCATTCCACTTGTACAAACACTTGTATCCACTCTTCCAAATGCTAAATCCTGTGCAACACCAACAAAAGTGGTTCCTCTTTACTCTTCCACCTTTCGCCCTGCTCCACCATACACTCCTCCCTCCCAGGCCCCCCACAGTGCTCAGGATAAACGGGGCATccgacttcctcctcctccacctccacctccaccctaTACACCAAGAAAACAGGGAACTGACCCACCTGGTCCCACATTTCGAACTCCCATACTCAGGTCAGAGACTAAGACAAGTGAGAAAAGCAAAGAGAAGGAGAAAAGGGATGATACCAAATGTACAGATTCGCCCAAGCGATGCGAAAGAGCAAACTCTCTGAAGCACAGGGCTCAAACTCCACCAGTCGCTGTGATGAAGGGAGAGAGGCcgtcctccacttcctcccctgccaaGGCCTCTTTTAAGCCCAGCTGTCTAAGCTCAGCCCAGGCTCACCTTGGGGTGTTACACAAAATGCTGTGCTCAGGAGCTAGTGGAAGACCCCACACTCCTAGCAACTTTATCCCTCCAAATCTGCAAGGCTGCCCGAGAGCAAGACGCTGCTCTGCGCCTGGGGAACAGCCAACAGCTGGACCTCTGACTGCCACTCAAGCTGACACTTTAAGACAGGTCCAGGAAATATTGGGGGGGCTGGTGTCAGGGGCCAGGTGTAAACTGGACCCAGCACGGGTGACAGAAAGGCTCCTTAGTCCTAATGGACCTCTACATGACATCAAAAGCCTGCAGAACCATCTGCACAGTCTGGAAGGGGTTCTGGAGACAAGCCAGAACACCATTAAGGTCCTACTGGATGTAATTCAAGATCTTGAAAAGAAGGAAGCAGAGAAAGACGG AAGACATCTATACAGAACCGGACAGGACATTGAGAACTGTGGGACCTGCAGAGACTGTGCCTGCATCATCTACA